A single region of the Salvelinus sp. IW2-2015 linkage group LG20, ASM291031v2, whole genome shotgun sequence genome encodes:
- the LOC111980235 gene encoding cysteine-rich and transmembrane domain-containing protein 1-like, translating into MNFDQPPPYGGPGPSAPGYPAPTAPGYPTPMAPVYQPQGFPDQAYPAQGYPAPGYPPTDPSYSNFPPGPPGLYQGQPGYQGYQIPPQPQLGWQDTPPGAQMYGEAPKNTVYVVEDRSRDGGGGGEHACLTACWTALCCCCLWDMMT; encoded by the exons ATGAATTTTGATCAGCCGCCTCCTTATGGGGGCCCCGGCCCCTCTGCCCCAGGATACCCTGCCCCTACAGCACCTGGGTATCCAACCCCCATGGCCCCTGTGTACCAACCCCAAGGGTTCCCAGATCAGGCATACCCAGCCCAGGGATACCCTGCTCCGGGTTATCCACCCACAGATCCATCCTACTCTAACTTCCCCCCAGGACCCCCAGGTTTATACCAAGGGCAGCCAGGTTACCAGGGTTACCAGATTCCCCCTCAGCCACAGTTAGGATGGCAGGATACACCCCCTGGTGCACAAATGTATGGAGAAGCCCCTAAGAACACAG TGTATGTGGTGGAGGACAGGAGTCGAGATGGCGGAGGCGGAGGGGAGCACGCCTGTCTCACGGCCTGTTGGACGGCCCTTTGCTGCTGCTGTTTGTGGGACATGATGACCTGA